A single genomic interval of Pseudomonadota bacterium harbors:
- the aroB gene encoding 3-dehydroquinate synthase produces the protein MRSLEVALGNRSYPIYIGENLLADSGALLGQLIDARQALIVTNDVVAPLYADRLRAGLLDHCARLEGLVLRDGEEHKSLDTMALILDALVEQRMGRDGCLIALGGGVTGDVAGFAAATYQRGISFIQVPTTLLAQVDSSVGGKTGVNHPAGKNLIGAFHQPSAVLADLDTLTTLDERQYRAGLAEVVKYGLIIDAPFFGWLEQASTALNARDPAVLAQAIERCCMIKSDVVAQDEQERSGLRVLLNLGHTFGHGIERAMGFGGWLHGEAVAAGMVMAAQMSARLGWLEEAEVSRIVRLLQFLGLPIAPPPVGAAKLLDHMRLDKKNRHGQLVLVLLQEIGSAIVTQDFDEGALMQTLAAAEP, from the coding sequence TTGAGGTCGCTAGAAGTCGCCCTGGGCAACCGGAGCTACCCCATCTACATCGGAGAAAACCTGCTCGCCGATAGCGGCGCGCTACTGGGGCAACTCATCGATGCGCGGCAGGCTCTCATCGTCACCAACGACGTCGTTGCCCCACTCTACGCCGATCGCTTGCGCGCAGGATTGCTAGACCATTGCGCCCGCCTTGAGGGCTTAGTCCTTCGCGACGGCGAAGAGCACAAGAGCCTGGACACCATGGCATTGATACTCGATGCGCTGGTCGAGCAACGCATGGGACGCGACGGCTGCCTCATCGCGCTCGGCGGCGGTGTGACCGGAGATGTCGCTGGCTTTGCTGCCGCCACCTACCAGCGCGGCATCAGCTTTATCCAGGTACCCACTACACTGCTCGCCCAGGTCGACTCCTCCGTCGGCGGCAAGACTGGGGTCAACCACCCGGCGGGCAAAAACCTCATCGGCGCCTTCCACCAACCCAGTGCCGTCCTCGCCGATCTGGACACGCTCACCACCCTCGATGAACGCCAGTATCGCGCCGGCCTTGCCGAGGTAGTGAAGTACGGCCTCATCATCGATGCTCCCTTCTTCGGCTGGCTGGAGCAAGCGAGCACGGCCCTTAACGCACGCGACCCTGCAGTGCTGGCCCAGGCCATCGAGCGTTGCTGCATGATCAAATCCGATGTGGTAGCGCAGGACGAACAGGAGCGCAGCGGTCTGCGCGTCTTGCTCAACTTAGGCCACACCTTCGGCCACGGCATCGAGCGCGCAATGGGCTTCGGCGGCTGGCTACACGGCGAGGCGGTCGCTGCAGGCATGGTGATGGCTGCGCAGATGTCAGCGCGGCTGGGTTGGCTAGAGGAGGCCGAAGTGAGCCGAATCGTTCGGCTCCTGCAGTTCCTAGGCTTGCCGATCGCCCCGCCTCCGGTAGGTGCTGCAAAGCTGCTCGATCACATGCGCCTGGATAAGAAGAACCGCCACGGCCAACTTGTGTTGGTACTGCTTCAGGAGATCGGAAGCGCCATCGTCACGCAGGACTTCGATGAGGGCGCACTCATGCAAACCCTGGCGGCAGCAGAGCCTTGA
- the aroK gene encoding shikimate kinase AroK translates to MGDRQSTRNASSALPQDRLFIVGPMAAGKSAVGRRLAARLQMPFFDTDDEIEQRTGVDIDYIFEREGEAGFRRRECAVIAELTAKQPVILSTGGGAVLADENRTLLSKRGLVVYLATSVRTQLARTRHSNHRPLLQTEDRGRTLEALATVRNALYESVADLTLPTDGCTVDAVVGQLITRLKQREGLDTSTPPDAQEPSP, encoded by the coding sequence ATGGGCGACAGACAAAGCACCCGCAACGCTAGTAGCGCACTCCCCCAGGATCGCTTGTTCATCGTCGGGCCGATGGCGGCCGGTAAATCGGCGGTCGGCCGGCGCTTAGCAGCACGCCTACAAATGCCGTTCTTCGACACGGACGACGAAATCGAGCAGCGCACGGGCGTGGACATCGACTACATCTTCGAGCGTGAGGGTGAGGCGGGATTTCGCCGCCGAGAGTGCGCAGTGATTGCCGAACTAACGGCGAAACAGCCAGTTATCTTGTCCACCGGTGGCGGCGCCGTGCTGGCCGATGAAAACCGCACCCTGCTCAGCAAACGGGGCCTGGTGGTGTACTTGGCCACCAGCGTGCGCACGCAGCTCGCTCGCACGCGCCACAGCAACCATCGCCCACTGCTGCAGACCGAAGACCGCGGACGCACGCTTGAGGCGTTGGCCACCGTCCGAAACGCCCTGTACGAGTCCGTGGCTGACCTTACCCTTCCCACGGACGGCTGCACGGTAGACGCTGTGGTCGGCCAGCTCATAACCCGCCTCAAGCAACGTGAAGGCCTCGACACAAGTACTCCTCCGGACGCACAGGAACCTTCCCCTTGA
- a CDS encoding Ig-like domain-containing protein gives MRKAGSFLLLLIAALFIMGCSSDQTLVVPPDPQPPDEGENPETPQVVLSEVTVVSSSNILQSDGALPVTITARVIDESNIAVEGIAVSFAADSGVLTVASDTTDASGRATATLSTEEDPTNRTITVTASASGIDGLTLTGAATVQVIGTEFSPIAGPGSIVIGAVQEYSTVLVDGNGNGIAGVPITVTSSLGNPITPDALETNFEGNVTFSLTAQNGGTDQILVSGLGIERALPLEISTDSFVFVTPTPPNANQDPPRVPLNTMQTVQVRWETSGAPVDGQPVQFSTTRGTLADNGQVITVNGVATNTITSSNAGRAVITATAAVGDGPSAQLPIDFIATQPASIEVQADPFNIGPNEQSAIRATVRDPQNNLVTDQTVIFELDDVTNGSLTVGTAITNTQGEAQTFYVASSSTSASEGVRITARVQNTNITDVAAITVARREVFFTFGTGNTITEVDDATYELPLLVQASDADGNGVAGVDIQLSVLTERYIKGYWAGDAVANRWFVISNVVCDEEDRNRNGFLDPGEDDNNNGEIDVGNNANIPGTVTTDAAGEALTAISYAQQFGSWLQVIVEARTDVEGSSFSETASFILPTAASDINSIQVTPPGVGVALDPANGYPNAASDGLATGPVSPFGYGFSCFIDI, from the coding sequence CAAGGCAGGCAGTTTCCTACTGCTCCTCATAGCCGCCCTTTTCATCATGGGCTGCTCGAGTGACCAAACACTGGTCGTCCCCCCGGACCCGCAGCCCCCCGACGAGGGGGAGAATCCCGAGACTCCGCAGGTTGTCCTGTCCGAAGTAACGGTAGTCTCATCGAGCAACATCCTGCAGTCCGACGGCGCCCTGCCAGTCACCATTACGGCGCGCGTGATAGACGAGAGCAACATCGCCGTCGAGGGCATCGCGGTGAGCTTTGCGGCAGATTCAGGGGTGCTGACAGTGGCCAGCGACACCACGGACGCGTCCGGACGAGCCACAGCCACCTTGAGCACCGAGGAGGATCCCACCAACAGGACCATCACCGTGACTGCCTCCGCCTCAGGCATCGATGGGTTAACCCTGACGGGAGCTGCCACCGTGCAAGTCATCGGCACGGAGTTCTCCCCAATCGCTGGGCCTGGGTCCATCGTGATTGGCGCTGTTCAGGAGTATTCCACCGTGCTGGTAGACGGTAACGGTAACGGCATTGCAGGCGTCCCAATCACCGTGACGTCGTCGCTTGGCAATCCGATCACGCCCGACGCGCTAGAAACCAACTTTGAGGGCAACGTCACCTTCTCCCTCACGGCGCAGAATGGTGGGACGGATCAGATCCTGGTGAGCGGCCTTGGTATCGAGCGCGCACTCCCGCTCGAAATCTCTACCGATTCCTTCGTTTTCGTTACCCCTACGCCCCCCAACGCCAACCAGGATCCCCCGCGGGTCCCCTTGAACACGATGCAGACCGTGCAGGTGCGGTGGGAGACTTCCGGCGCGCCGGTCGATGGGCAGCCCGTGCAGTTCTCCACGACCCGCGGCACGCTCGCAGACAACGGGCAGGTCATCACGGTCAACGGCGTGGCGACGAACACGATTACCTCGTCCAACGCGGGGCGCGCGGTAATCACCGCCACGGCTGCGGTCGGTGACGGCCCGTCTGCGCAACTTCCGATCGACTTCATCGCCACGCAACCGGCGAGCATCGAAGTGCAGGCAGATCCGTTCAATATTGGCCCGAACGAGCAGTCCGCTATTCGAGCGACCGTCCGTGACCCACAGAACAACCTCGTCACGGACCAGACGGTGATCTTCGAGCTGGACGACGTGACCAACGGCAGCCTCACGGTCGGTACGGCAATCACCAACACGCAGGGCGAGGCGCAGACCTTCTACGTGGCTAGCAGCTCCACTAGTGCGAGCGAAGGCGTGCGCATCACGGCACGCGTCCAGAATACGAATATCACCGACGTGGCAGCTATTACCGTTGCTCGACGTGAGGTGTTCTTCACGTTCGGGACCGGTAACACGATCACCGAAGTGGACGATGCGACCTACGAGCTTCCCCTCCTCGTTCAGGCCAGTGACGCAGACGGTAACGGTGTCGCCGGTGTGGACATCCAGCTGTCCGTACTCACTGAACGCTACATCAAGGGCTACTGGGCGGGCGACGCCGTCGCCAACCGCTGGTTCGTGATCTCCAACGTGGTCTGCGATGAAGAAGATCGCAACCGCAACGGATTCCTCGATCCGGGCGAGGACGACAACAACAACGGTGAGATCGACGTTGGTAACAACGCCAATATCCCAGGCACGGTGACCACCGACGCGGCGGGTGAGGCGCTAACGGCCATTAGCTACGCTCAGCAATTCGGCAGCTGGCTTCAGGTGATCGTCGAGGCGCGCACCGATGTGGAAGGGTCAAGCTTCAGCGAAACGGCCTCCTTCATCCTTCCGACGGCAGCTTCGGACATAAACAGCATTCAGGTGACTCCCCCGGGAGTCGGCGTCGCACTCGACCCAGCGAACGGCTATCCGAACGCAGCGTCGGACGGACTCGCTACCGGGCCGGTAAGCCCCTTCGGCTACGGTTTCTCCTGCTTCATCGACATCTAG